Genomic window (Pelodiscus sinensis isolate JC-2024 unplaced genomic scaffold, ASM4963464v1 ctg55, whole genome shotgun sequence):
ggggggcacGAGGCGGGGCGCTGCCAGCGGGGGGGCAtgggggggccagtggggggcacGGGGGGCTTGAGGCGGGGCGCTGCCAGCGGGGGGCACGAGGCGGGGCGCTGCCAGCGGGGGGCAcgggggggccagtggggggcaTGAGGCGGGGCGCTGCCAgcaggggggcacgggggggccagtgggggacacaAGGCGGGGTGCTGCCAGTGGGGGGGCAtgggggggccagtggggggcacGGGGGGCTTGAGGCGGGGCGCTGCCAGcgggggggcacggggggggccagtggggggctTGAGGCGGGGCGCTGCCAGCGGGGGAGCACggggggggccagtggggggctTGAGGCGGGGCGCTGCCAGCGGGGGGGCAtgggggggccagtggggggcaTGAGGCGGGGCGCTGCCAGCGGGGGGACAcgggggggccagtggggggcacGAGGCGGGGCGCTGCCAGCGGGGGGACAcgggggggccagtggggggcacGAGGCGGGGCGCTGCCAGcgggagggcatgggggggccagtggggggcacGGGGGGCTTGAGGCGGGGCGCTGCCAgcaggggggcacgggggggccagtggggggcacGAGGCGGGGCGCTGCCAGcgggagggcatgggggggccagtggggggcacGGGGGGCACGAGGCGGGGCGCTGCCAgcaggggggcacgggggggccagtggggggcaTGAGGCGGGGCGCTGCcagcggggggggcccgggggggccagtgggggacacaAGGCGGGGTGCTGCCAGCGGGGGGGCACGGGGGGGCATGAGGCGGGGCGCTGCCAGCGGGGGGACAcgggggggccagtggggggcacGAGGCGGGGCGCTGCCAGcgggagggcatgggggggccagtggggggcacGGGGGGCACGAGGCGGGGCGCTGCCAgcaggggggcacgggggggccagtggggggcaTGAGGCGGGGCGCTGCCagcgggggggcgcgggggggcccGCGGGCTGTCGGGGCCGCCCCGCCTGTTGCGCTGCGGGACCCAGGGGCCCGGCTCGGGACCCACCCGCCAGGCTGCTCCGCGCCGCGCCCGCCGCAATCACATCGGAGGTCCcggtcagcgccccccccccccccccccccgggctgtccCGTCCAGCAAAGCATGGCGGGAAATGTAGTCCCGCCCTCGGGCACGCGCCGCGGGGGCCCCTGCCTGACTCACGATGGCTGTCACCGTAGCCATGGCAACGGGCTAGCCATGCATTCCCCATCCCCCGAGGGCTCTCGCGGCAcgtgctgcagcgccccctgcggcCTCGTCCGCGCGCTGGCGCCTTTTGGTCCGACTGTAACAAGGACGCaaccctggggctgctccagagcaACGCCCGCCGCGTGCGCTGAGCGTGCAGACGCGCGCTTCGCCCAGGGACGCTGCTGCTCCTCCGGGTGCTGGTGTCAGGCTGGAGGGGGCCGGGACTTCGCCTCTTTCTGGTTAAAGATCTGCACCGGCAGCAGCCCTGCGGAGACACGAGCTCTCCCGCCAGGCAtcatcttcccttctcccctcccacagcgcTGCCCCGACTGAGGGCACCCTtacctgacttggagtgcccgcTGCAGGGGAAGGGTCCCTACTCCCCCTTATCTGAGTTCTCATCAATTGCCAAAGCCTCCCTGTGGTGAGCAGAGCCCTAGGGACAGAAAGAGAACCCAACCGGCACCTATTAGAGTCTTTTGGAACATTTTATTGACCCACacttccatctccctcccccaactccctctGAACAGATCTCCCAGGGACAGACCAGCCACCTGAACGGAACCTTCAGGATAATCTCACGTCCTCCATAAGTTCAGGAGATCCTTGCAGCTGGGCTTATATGTAGTGGGATGACTGAGCTCTTTCCACTCTCCAAACACTGCCAATTCTGAGGCAGCAAACACTCTGGACTCTCTGGAGTCATAGCCACATCCAGCAGCAGTATGGACAAGCATGTGTGTTTCCTAGGAGGGGCAGCAAGTTGCAGTCAATCTGGGGCAGCcatggggaggagcagccagctgACAGGCCAACAAACTGAAAACATGACAAGACAGAAATTAATACAAAACAAACCTGATATGAGAAGCACAAGCCTGAAATCCAAAGCATGACAGTGTTCCACTaaagatgcccccccccccccacacacacacacttcactccTTCCCTAGGACAATGGCCAATAATACCTTCCTGCATCAGTGTCCAGAGGAAGGCACAAAACTTCCAGACTGTATGGCACACACAATACCCCTCCTGCCAAGCTAGTGAGATAATGCCAAATACTCTTGTGCTCCCAATGAACCAATACATACCATCCTCTACTGCTGCCCTAAGTCCCTCTCACCAGCAAAAAATAGGAGAAAGCAAGCCCACATACCTGTGTGCCCAGGGATTCTCTTGGCAGGTTTTCAAGAGACTTCAGAAGACTAGCCTGGTACTCCGAGAAGTCACTCACAGAATTTGCCTCCATC
Coding sequences:
- the LOC142825758 gene encoding uncharacterized protein LOC142825758, yielding MRTQIRGSRDPSPAAGTPSQGCCRCRSLTRKRRSPGPLQPDTSTRRSSSVPGRSARLHAQRTRRALLWSSPRVASLLQSDQKAPARGRGRRGRCSTCRESPRGMGNAWLARCHGYGDSHRESGRGPRGACPRAGLHFPPCFAGRDSPGGGGGGALTGTSDVIAAGAARSSLAGGSRAGPLGPAAQQAGRPRQPAGPPAPPRWQRPASCPPLAPPCPPAGSAPPRAPRAPHWPPHALPLAAPRLVPPTGPPVSPRWQRPASCPPVPPRWQHPALCPPLAPPGPPRWQRPASCPPLAPPCPPAGSAPPRAPRAPHWPPHALPLAAPRLVPPTGPPVPPCWQRPASSPPCPPLAPPCPPAGSAPPRAPHWPPRVPPLAAPRLVPPTGPPVSPRWQRPASCPPLAPPCPPAGSAPPQAPHWPPPCSPAGSAPPQAPHWPPPCPPAGSAPPQAPRAPHWPPHAPPLAAPRLVSPTGPPVPPCWQLHYEQGD